From the genome of Cygnus olor isolate bCygOlo1 chromosome 29, bCygOlo1.pri.v2, whole genome shotgun sequence:
gggggggggaggtgtgAACTGGGGGGCACTgccggctggggggggggggggcgcaccCCGGGGGGGCCGCGCTGCCCTACCTGGGGGTGCGGCGGGGGGGCCCTGGCTGCTCTGCGCGGCGGCCGGGCTCGCGCTCTCGTTCTGGGCCTGCGGGGACGGAGACGGGGCCTGTGCCGgaggccgggggcggcgggggggggcctggaccccccgcccccccaagacgtcccctgcccccccccccccccccccccaagacgTCCCCGACCCCAACTCACGCCTTTGCTCTGCGACTGCTGCGCCACGTACTCGGGGTTGGGCTCGCTGAAGTTGGGCACCTCGGAGTACACCATGCAGAACCTgcgggcacggggcgggggggtggggggcggtgggaacccccgccgccccccccccccccccccccacccccccccccccccccaaatcccctcctTACTCGCCGATCTTCTGCAGGTCGCCGCCGCGCCCCGTGTACAGCGTCAGGCAGCCCTTGAAGACCGAGGCGTAGCTGCGGGGACGGGGCCGTGaggccggcggggggggggggggggcgcacgCAGGGcacccccccgtgcccccccccccctcctcccgtGCCCCTACCCCTTGGTGAGGCGGATGATGTCCCCGGGCTGGATGAGGTTCCCCACGTCGTCCCACACCGAGATGTTGATGCTGCCCGTCTTGTCGGCCACCTTACACGTCCGCACCTCGTGCCCGTCCTTCGTCTTCGTCACccggcctgggggggggggcagcgtcAGgcgggtggggtgggggggggggggggggggcgcgggggggcccCCCCGTCCGTACCCGCGCCCGCACCCACCTGTCTCCAGCACGATGAAGATGAGGTTGAGGTTCTTCAGCCCCGGCTTGATGTCCTTCACGAACGTCTCGGCGCTCATGGTGCCGGCGGGGGCCCTGAGAGGACGCGGCCgtcaccggggggggggcaccgggacgggaccaccgggggcggggggggggcaccgggggtgtgtgtgtgggggggggggcattggACCGGGAGGGGGTAAATGGGGGAGGCACCAGGGAgggggccgtggggggggggtctggggggatggggggggggggcaacgaggatggggatgggagggggggaggcagcgggggggcaccggggatggggacggggcaccggggggggcggcaccggggggggcgGCACCGGGGATGGGGCCGtagggacggggacggggggcaccggggatgggggcgggggggccgcaCCGGGAGGGCGGGGGGACaccggggatggggacgggacACGGGAGGGACGGTACCAGGGATGGGGCCGGGGGGACAGCGACGGGGCAGCACCGGGGCGGGGGGAACGGCACCGGGAATGGGGACGGGATGGTACCGGGGGGACTGGGGGGGTACCGGGGATGGGGGCGGGGGAGAAgcaccgggagggggggggggggcacggggatggggacgggacAAGGGGGGGACGGCACGGCGGATGGGGacggggggcaccggggggcccgggggggtaCCGGGGAcaggcccggccccgcggccacgggggggcaccgggagcagCACCGGGACCCCGGGGCCCAGCGGACGCGGTaaccggggccgggccccccccggggcggcGCTGCCGGGCCGGGActcggccccgcccccccggcctgccccttcccccccgccgccggggggcgctcgcgccccgcccccgcccccgccgctcGCTGACCTGCCcgagcgccgccgccgcgggcaTTCCCGGAAGTGacccgccgcccccgccggcaGCCAATCAGCGCGCGGAGGGCGGTGGACGTCCCGCGCGAACAGCGAACCGCaaggcggcgggggcgggcctAGGGGCGGGGCAATGCATAAAGCCCCGCCCACTCACCGCCCTTTCGCGGCCCGCGGGGTCCGCCCCGACCACCGAGTTCCGGCCCCTGGGCGCCCAGAGCGTCGCTtccggccggcggcggggcgggcgcttccggcggggcgggggccgcggcgcagcgcggcggggccgggcgggggcaggaggcggcggccgcggccgggcccgAGCCCGCGGCGTCCCGGAGCCGGCCCGGTGCGGGCGGCGGGCGGTACGTGGGTAGGGGGGCGGGGGCGAGGCCCCGGTaccggcggcgggcgggctccggggccgcggccgcccccggtTGTGCCGCGGggggggcggagcggggccgggagcggggtCGGGGCCTCTCGGTGGGCTGCGATCGCTTCGTGGCCCTCTCCCGGTGCGGGCGGCACCGGGGAGGCtccggggggggctccggggctgccggcggggctcggggcgggggAACCGGCGGTCCCGGGCAGACAAAGGGCGGTGGGGAgcggccggggggctccgggctcCGCGTCCCGGGGGGGcgcagcgcggccccgccgccggtggtggggggggggggggggcagggaacgggcgggaggagggggaatggCCGGGGCTACGGGGGCGTCGGTAACGGGGTGGGTGGAGGTGAGGGGGTGCCGGTAACGGGATGGCAGGAGGTAACGGGGTGGATGGAGGTAAGGGGGGGCTGGTACCGGGGTGTCGGTAACTGGATGGACGGAGGCAAGGGACGGCCGGTACCGGGCCGCGGGTGTGGGGATGGACGGAGGTCAGGGGCTGCCGGTACTGGGATGGGAGGAGGCCGAGAGGTGCCGGTACCGGGGTGCGGGTGGTGGGAGGGGGTAAGGCGGTGGACAAGGGGATGCCGGTACTGGGGTGCTGGTACCGGGCTGGGTGCCAGGGAACGCCGGCGGCTTTGGGGCCAGCAGCCCCGTGAGGTGCCCGGCCCTCGGCATCCTGCGAGCCCCGGGGCCTCCCCGTTTGTGGCCGGGTCCCTGCTGAGCACGGCCCGCGGGGAGGCCCGGCACGGGGGCACCACGCTCCCTACGGCACCGGGGGCCCCGTGcgggctgcgggggctcctcGGGGCTGCTCTTGCCCCGCTGCCCGGCCGGCAGATCGGGCCgcagctgtcccagctccagagctcctgctgccagccctcgcCCCGCTGGCAGCGAGCGCAGGAGTCgctcgaaaaaaaaaaaacccttggATTTGTGTCAGGAGATGCGAAGGTGGCATTTGGGGAGCTATTTTTAGCGGGATTGCGTAAGGGAAAAGCGGAGGCTTTACCTCCGGGGCAGCCGT
Proteins encoded in this window:
- the NABP2 gene encoding SOSS complex subunit B1, translated to MSAETFVKDIKPGLKNLNLIFIVLETGRVTKTKDGHEVRTCKVADKTGSINISVWDDVGNLIQPGDIIRLTKGYASVFKGCLTLYTGRGGDLQKIGEFCMVYSEVPNFSEPNPEYVAQQSQSKGAQNESASPAAAQSSQGPPAAPPAPDSQNGNGLSPGGPAHPPSAPAHPPSGRITRSQPGHPGPAAGPVSNGKETRRSGKR